The sequence below is a genomic window from Brevibacillus agri.
TATTTTGCTTTTAGATAGTAAGTATACAAATACTTCTGGTTCTTCTACTAAACCAAGTACGATCCTGTATACACTGTCGAGTCTCGTGTTCCTTTTTAAAGGACTTAGTTACGCAGCCAATGTTACACCTAAAATGTCTTCTCTTATACTTTGGTACTCTACTCATTCATTCTTTGTTTATTTAATTCATCCGTTCATAATTAGTTGTTTGGTATTGGTTTTTCCACATAATTGGGGCGGGACAATTGGATTGCTTCAAATATTTATCAGTACAATAATCTTGTCAACACTTTTAACTTATATAGGAAGCAAATTTAAACTAATACATATTTTAGGGGGAGTGTATACAGGGAGGTTAACTCATGCAAAATCTGGTAAAACCAAAAGTAATAACGAGAAGTGTATACTATTATGAAAGCAATTTTCTGATGATAACAAAATAGAGAAGCCAGTCCACACTCGATATAAAAGTGTGTGACTGGCTTCTCTTAGTGTTGGAGGAAATCAGCAGGTTTTTAGATACCTTTCCTTGCGTGACAAAGACTATTCAGAATGTTAATTTACTACCTCAATTCTATAGTCTCCGCAACCACCAGATGGCAACATAAGTCCAACATTGCTTAACTTGAAATCACTTGCAACATAAGGAGGAATTGTTATATCCCAATATTTTTGGCTTGAATTGGAGGTGATTACTGGCGATATCTTCTTCCAATTAGTCAAATCTTTAGCAGTTTTACTGTAGTCGGTTGAATAGACCAAATTGGCCGGGACATTAGTGCAACCGGAGGTATTAACATTAGCAGTGACTCGAAGTTTTTTACCCGCTACGTCTCTAATAGCTAAAATATAGCGATGTCCATAGTTTCCGCTCAATATATTTGAGCCAATCAAATTGCTTGTTGAAGTTATAGCTGGCTCATACTCATCTTTATTTCCTGTGCTAGGGAAGCCAAAAATATATGAATAGGATCTTTTGCTTAAATAGCTTTCTCCGTCAATAATACTAATGTGAGTATTATTTGGAAGAGTCGCAGTTGTCATTTTAGAATTATATTTCTCCAAATCGCTAGAGGTTAAAATTTTGGTAGAAAAAATTTTATGCTCTGGAGTACCAGGAGCCAACACAAAATGACGCGCTACCATGTTTGGTTCATGAGCTTTAAAATTGACGACGCCGTCAACAACCGCTTGATTTGGAACGGCTTTGCTCAGAATCACTTTAGTTGAACCAGGATAGATCGTATATTTTGTAGACTCACTAGAGTTTAAGACAGCCGTTTGGACACTAGCAGCCATACTAGGGTAGTTATTTGTAGTATAATCGATTTTATTTCCATATACTGTAATATTTGCGTTGTAACTATTATTGTTTTTAATCGCTACTCCGAAGATAACACCGTTTAAGGAAGTATTATTGTGATGGTATAGCTCGCTGGTGTACAGTTCGTTAGCTACGAGCTTATTTTCTAAGATTGTTGCGCCAACTCCGTTTAGATAACTACCGAGAATGGGCTCTGGATTATTGGAATACATTTGTTTGTTTCCACCATTTGTAAATGATAATTTTACTGGATTAGTATAGGTACCCCAGCTATACTGCCCAATATCTTCTGGAACTATTTGGGGGTTTTCCATCAGTGCAAGATCTTTTTGTGCGCTAAGTTCAGAATTTTCTTTAGACTCTCGCAATTTAGCTTCAATTTCTCTTTCAGTAAAAGTAACGCCAGCGATTTCTAATGCTACCTCAGACTTCTTTGCAGTTGTGATGCTTGTGACACTCGTGACTAGAAGTACGGTTAATGATGCTACTAGAATACTTTTCGAGGTTAGTTTCATAATTTTCTCTCCACTCTATATTATGATATGTAAAAAAATAGAACAAGAAGAAGCATAACCCTTTTTATGGAATAAACTTACTGCATAATATTAACTCTAAATACTTAATATGTAAATAATGTGATTTTAAGTCTAAATATTCTGGTTTTATTTGAGTGCTCCATTGTGGTGGCAGCTCTAAGAGGTGTTCGTTAGAAATTGGAAAGCGATTAACAATAAACTAGATGAAAGAGTAGCGATTTAGGATACAATTCAGAAAAGAGCAGAGTGGTAGAATAATTGCTGGCATAACAAAAGGCATGGACACCATTGCCCATGCCTTTTTTATGTGAAATATGCGTCGAGCTTTTTCATAAGTAAGGAGGTGTGACTGCAAGCGTCGACCGAGGGAGGGGAGTTGAGTATAAGCGCGCCCTATTTCGTAGCCGTCAAGTAAGCTCTCTAGTGATGGGCCATTTGGCGAGATGCCGCTGCCGTTCCATCCCAAGCTGCTACGCGTCCCAGCAGCGCCATGGGACTGATCTGAAAGCAAATGGTTGCAGAAGAGCGGGGCATCGGCATTTGGAGAATGTATAAAACAAACCATCTGGAGGAGAAAGCATGAGCGAGCTGAATGCGTTGTTTCGAAAAAGAATCGGCATTTCCGAACACGAAGCGATTACGTTTGACAAGCTGGACACCGTACTGGAAAAGGCAGCGCTGAGCATCCCGTTTGAAAACTTGCGCGTGATCGAGGGGAAGACGACAGCGATCACGAAGGAAAACGTTGCAAGCAAAATTTTGCTCCATCGCGAAGGCGGGCTGTGCTACGAGCTGAACTCCCTGCTCTACTTTTTCCTGATCGAAAACGGCTTTGACGCCGTGCTGACCCGAGGTGTCGTCTACAGGCCAGCGGAGCAGCAGTATTTGGAGATCGGAAAAACGCACCTGACGATTTTGCTTGCGCACGCGGGGCAGACGTACCTGGTGGATACCGGGTTTGGCGGCAACCTGCCGTTGAAGCCCGTTCCGCTCAGCGGCGAGGTGGTAAGCTCAGCCAACGGCGAGTTTCGGGTACGCAAGGAAAACAGCGAACACGGCGATCATGTGCTTGAAATGAAATTGAAGCACAAGGATACCGACTGGCGCATCGGCTATGCTTTTGATGCAAACAAGCCGATAGCCGGACTGTCCGAATGCGACGAGATTCAGGCGATCATCGTATCCCACGAGCAATCTCCCTTCAACAAAAACCCGCTGCTCACAAAGCTTACAGCAAGCGGAAATATTACGCTGACGAATACGTCTTTTACCCAATGGGCCGATGGCGTCGTTACAAAAGAAAGCATCGACAGCGCGAGGTTCAAAGAGCTGGCGAAGCAGCATTTTGCCTGGAGAGACTGGGATTCGTACGAATGAGCAAAAAGACAGCTTGAAAAGCTGTCTTTTTTTGCTGAGCAGTTGCGATGCTGCATGAACACGTGTGTGGTGGATAAAAGCTCAGCTTTCTGGGCATTCGTTGTTCTGGCAAGCTCTATTTTCTATAATGAGAGTAAAAAACAGGATTCAGAGACAACTGTGAAGGCAGACACGGCTTTTGGGACAAGGCAGATTTTACGGGCGAGCAAGCAAGCGGGAGCGGCGACAGCAGCCTGAGGCCAAAAGGAGGCGGACGAATGAATAATGAAGAGAGCCGGGCGCGATGGATGAGCCGCGTGCTGGAAGGCATTGTGGAGACGTCGCGCGATCATCTGCTCATCACGGACCCGGAAGGCTACATTCAGCTAGTCGGGGATTCGTCCTACGAAATGTACGGGATCGGCAAAGACGAGCTGCTGGGCAAAAACGTCATCGAGCTGGAAAAAGAAAAAGTATTTTCGCCTTCCGTCACGCGCAAGGTCATGGATACGAAGACCCCGCAGACGATGATGCAGGAAATCCCCGGGGGCCGCAAGCTGATGGTGACGGCCTATCCGTTGTGGAATGCCGATGGGAGCATGCATTCGGTCATCAGTTATTCGCACGATTTGACGGAAATTTTGGAATTGAAGCGTCGCTACGAGAGCCTGACCGAGCAATTGAAGCAGTTTGAATCCGAGATCGAGGAGCTGCGCGAGAAAAACCAGGAGGGCTTCGTGGCTGTCAGTCAGCCGATGCGCGACATTGACCGCCTCATCAAAAAGGTGGCGATGGTCGACTCGACCGTGCTCATTCTGGGGGAATCAGGGGTCGGGAAAAACGTGATCGCGCGCGAGATTCACCGCAACAGCCGTCGCTTTGGCGGACAGTTCGTGGAAATCAACTGCGGGTCGATTCCGGAAGGGCTGCTGGAGTCGGAGCTGTTCGGCTACGAGGCAGGCGCGTTTACGGGCGCAGGCAAGCAGGGCAAGCAAGGGATTATCGAGATGGCGAATCAGGGGACGCTGTTTTTGGACGAGTTGGGGGAGTTGCCGCTGACTTTGCAGGCCAAGCTGCTGAAGGTAATTCAGGAAAAACGGCTGCAGCGCGTGGGCAGCATGCAGTACCGGGACGTGGATTTTCGCCTGATTGCCGCGACCAACCGCGACCTGGAGAAGATGGTCAAGGAAGGCAAGTTTCGCCAGGACCTGTATTTCCGGCTGAACGTCGTGCCGATTCATGTGCCCGCCCTGCGCAATCGGCCAGAGGATATTGCCGCGCTGTTGAAGCTTGTCGTGCGCACGCTCAATGAGCGGTACGGAATGAACAAGCGGCTTGATGCAGCGGCGACCCACGCCTTGATGCAGTACGCCTGGCCGGGGAACGTGCGGGAGCTGGAAAACGTCCTGGAGCGGATGGTCGTGACGGCGGACGAAGACGTGATTACGCCGCAGCATCTGCCTGCCGAAATCCGGGCGGTCGGAGAGGAGCAGGCAGCGATGGAGCCGAGTGTAGCGGCATCGAGAATGTCGCTGCGGGATGCGCTGGAGCAGGTGGAGGAAAAATGGCTGCGCCATGCGGCAGAGCGCTGCCGGACGACAGCAGAGATGGCGGAGTTTCTCGGCATCAGCCAGCCGTCTGTCGTGCGCAAGCTGCAAAAATACCGGATTCGTTCCACTTGATTCAAAAATGAATTTTTCATTCAAAAATGAATCGGGAATTTCGTGGTCTTCAATTCATTTTTGAATAAACGTACACCGCGCGCGTGCGGCAAATGCGCTTCCGGCAAGCTTTTTCGCTTGGCACGAGTATTGCTACATATCGTCAGCGAAGGCATCACCTTGCTGTTATCAATCTCATACGAGGAGAGATCACGATATGTCCAAACAACGCAAATTCGTCAATGTAGCCGCTGGTGTACCTGGTCCGAAGGGGTCCGTCCTGATCGAGAAAAGAAAACAGTTTGTGCCAAAAGGCATCGGCAACAACACCCCGGTTTTTGTAGAGACAGCCTCCGGCGCGCTCGTGACAGACGTAGATGGCAACACGTTCATTGATCTGGCAGGCGCGATCGGCACTTTGAACGCAGGGCATTGTCCGCAGGAAGTAGTCGACGCGGTCAAAGAGCAACTGGACAAATACATCCATCCTTGCTTCCACGTAGGCATGTACGAGCCGTATGTGGCACTGGCGGAAAAGCTCGCCGAAATCACGCCAGGCAGCTTCGAAAAGAAAACGATGTTTGCCAACAGCGGAGCGGAAGCGGTGGAAAACGCCGTGAAAATCGCCCGCAAATACACCGGACGTCCCGGTATCGTATCGTTTAGCCGCGGCTTCCACGGACGCACACTGCTCGGCATGTCGCTGACCTCCAAAGTGAAGCCGTACAAATTCGAGATGGGGCCGTTCGCGCCAGCTACCTACAAGGCGCAATTCCCTTATCCGCTGAACAAGCCTGCTTCCATGACAGAGGATGAGTACGCGCAATTTTGCGTGCGCCAATTCGAAGACTTCCTCCTGACAGAAGTCGCGCCGGAAGAAGTCGCGGCTGTCATCATGGAGCCGATCCAGGGCGAAGGCGGCTTCATCGTGCCGCCAGTAGCATTCGTACAAGGCGTCTTCCAAATTTGCAAAAAGCACAATATCTTGTTCATTTCCGATGAAATTCAAACAGGCTTCGGCCGGACCGGAGCGATGTTCGCTTCGACTCACTTCGGAATCGAGCCTGATATCATTACGATGTCGAAGTCGCTTGCGGCTGGCTTGCCAATCTCTGCTGTGACAGGTCGCGCAGAGATCATGGACGCGCCAAATCCGGGGGAAATCGGCGGCACTTACGGCGGCAGCCCGCTCGGTTGCGTAGCGGCGCTCGCTGTGATCGAAAAAATGGAGCGCGAAAATTTGTCCGGGCGCGCAAAAGAGATCGGCAAGGCGATCAAGACGCATTTCCAGGCGCTGCAAGCCGAGTTCCCTGTGATTGCGGAAATTCGCGGACTGGGGGCAATGTGCGCGGTAGAGTTTATCGACCCGCAAACGAAGCAGCCTGCCAAAGAGCTTGTGGCGGGCCTGACCAAAGGCTGCTACGAGTCCGGCGTCATCGTGCTTTCCGCAGGTGTGCACAGCAACGTGCTGCGTTTCCTGTCTCCGCTGGTGATTACCGACGAGCAACTGCAAGAAGCGCTGGACATCATGACCGATGTGCTGAAAAGCCAATACGTGACCCACTAATTCATCTGGGAGGTACGCATGAAAAAGCATCTGTATATCAACGGTCAATGGAAAGAAGCAACGGAATACGCGCCGCTGTACTCGCCTTATTCCGGCGAGCTGCTGGCAGAGGTCGCCCAGGCGAACGAGGCGGATGTCGACGAGGCGATCCGCGCGGCCAGCGCCGCAGCAAAAGTGATGGCGAAGCTGCCAGCGAGCCAGCGGGCGCTGATTTTGGAAAAAGCGGTGGCGATCATGGAAGCGCGCAAAGAGGAGCTGGCTGTGATTCTCGCCCAGGAAGCTGCCAAACCGCTGCGCACGGGACGGGTCGAGATCGCCCGCACGATTCAGACGTACAAATTCGCGGCAGAGGAAGCAAAGCGGATTCACGGGGAAACCGTACCGCTCGATGCGGCTCCGGGAGGCGAGGGACGACTCGCTTTTACCGTGCGCAAGCCGATCGGCGTGGTCGGGGCGATTACGCCATTCAACTTCCCGTTTAACCTGGTTGCCCACAAAGTAGGTCCGGCGATTGCGGCAGGAAATACGGTCGTACTGAAGCCAGCCAGTCAGACTCCGCTCAGCTCGCTGATTTTGGCCGATATTTTTGCCGAGGCCGGATTGCCGGCCGGCGCGTTGAACATCCTTCCGGGAAAAGGCGCGGTCGTAGGCGAAAAGCTCGTCAGCGACAGCCGGATCGCCGCGATTACGTTTACGGGCAGTCCTGCGGTCGGGATTGCGATGAAAAACAAGGCAGGTCTGAAACGCGTGACATTGGAGCTTGGCTCCAACTCCGCGGTCATTATCGACCACGACGTAGAGATCACGCCAGCGTTGGTCGATCGCTGCGTGACAGGAGCCTTCTCCTTTAGCGGTCAGGTGTGCATCTCGCTGCAACGCGTCTACGTTCACCAGAGCAAGTACGAACAGTTTCTGGAAAAGTTCAAGGCAGCGACAGAAAAGCTCGTGCTGGGTGACCCGCTGCAGGAGGCAACCGACATGTCCTCCGTCATTTCCGCCAAAGATCATGAGCGGATGGGGGCGTGGGTACAGGAAGCGGTTGACGCCGGAGCGCGCGTCGTAACAGGCGGCAAAGCCGTGAGCGACCGACTTTTTGCCCCTACGATCCTGACCAACGTGAGCAGCCATTCCTCCGTGTCTTGCCAGGAGGTGTTTGGGCCAATCGTTGTCGTCACGCCGTTTGAGACGATGGACGAGGCGATTGCGGCAGTAAACGACTCCCGTTTCGGCCTGCAAGCAGGGATTTACACGAGCGATATTCATGCAGCCATGCGCGCAGCAGAAGAGCTGGAAGTGGGCGGCGTGATGATTAACGACATCCCGACCTTCCGGGTGGATAACATGCCATACGGTGGCGTGAAGGACAGCGGCTTTGGCCGCGAAGGCATCAAGTATGCCGTCGAAGAGTTGACAGAGCTGAAACTGATTGCGATCAAGCTGTAGCTGCCGCTGTTTTTCCACGAGTAAACAGGAGAGTGCAGCACCACATGAAAAAAACTTCTCAGCGTCGCTGAGAAGGTTTTTTGTTTGATCCCGTTTGTGCATACAGAGCGAGCGCCAAATAACGAAGCGGGTTACTGCAAGTAGTAGATCGCCCGCGAGCTGACAATGCCTTTGACGTTTTGCTCGTCGCTGATTTTTTGCTCTACGAACGGAATCCCGGCTTCCTGCAGCCGCACGCGGTTGGCGTTGAAGTGGCGGAAATCGACGACCATCGTCTTGTTCGCAGCTTTGATGTCTTGTAACTGCTGCCGCGCCATTTCGTTGACGGATTTTTGCGCCAGCAGATGTGCATTGCCAACCAGCAGCATGTTGACGAACATGACGCCGACCAGGAGCGTGCTTCCGTAGCGCAACAAGGCAGAGCGCGCCTCCCAGCCTGCCAATGCCACGAGAACGGGAATCAGCCAGAGCTGGGGAACATACCGCGCCCACCAGCTTTCCGGGTTGACGAGCACCGTGGCGAGCAGGATGCCGCTCGCGATGAAAAACGGCACGGCTTTTCTCCGCTCCGGGTCTACAAGCAAGCCAAGCGCGAGCAGGAGGGCGATCAGCACAGCTCCCCCGAACCATGGCCCGAAGCCTGCCACGCGGACGTCCGGGGAGAGAAACACTTTCAACTCCGGAGTCGAGACGGTAAAGGGCCATTTCAGCGTCGTTTCTTTTGGCGTGGCGATGTTTTCTGATTTGGCGAACAGCGAAATCGCGAGCTTGCTCACCGGGTTGATGCCTTTGAAATCATGCGGGCTGTTCGAGGTCATAATATCGACCGCTCCTTTGCCCGCCAGCGGATAAAACGGATGCCCTTTGGCGAGCGTGTTGGTGACGTACGGATTGTAGCCCACTACCAGGACGGTGATAACCAGACTCGCTGCGAGCCACGTCAGGAGTCTTTTCCAGCGCTTTTGCCGATCGTAGAAAAAGAAGAGCACCAGCAAGGCGCAGCCGAGCAGCACGGCGTATACCAGCGCCGTGAATTTGATCTGTGCCAGCAGCATGAGCGCCGAGCAGAGAGCCAGCATGATCCAGGTGTGATAGCGCTTGAGCAGCAAGTACCCGAGCGCGCAGATGATGAGCACGAGCGAGCCGAGCTGTCCGTCAATGTAGTAGGACGTAGCCTGCGTGACGCTGACCGGATTGCCGGCCAAAAGCAGCGCCAGGACGATCCCCAGCCCTTTTTTCGCGGGAAAGGCGACTCTTATGGCAGCCAGACTGAAGAAAAAGGAAGCGGCCATGAGCAGCAGGTTGAATATTTTCCCGACTTCAATCTGGTCGGTCACCTTGTACATGACGGCATCCAGCATCCACGGCCCTTTGGCGTAATGATTGATCCAGAGGTGGAACGCGGACAAAATCTCCTTGTTGTCCATTTCCTCGATTGGCTTGGCGAGCGGCTTGAGCACGGGCGCGTCGTGGACCGGATTCCAGCCGTTTTTCAGCAAAATGATCGCTTCCTGGTGATAGGTCTGCCCGTCAAAGGAAAGGTCGAACGTATTGGCGCTGATGTACCAGCTACTTCCGACGACGAGGCCAAGTCCCGCGAGCAGGGCGAGCAGCCAGGTTGGACGGCGGAGAGGCACAAATACGGCCGTCATGGCGAACATGCAGGCCAAAGCGGCGAAGACGGCGAGCCAGAAGCTGACGGCCGTGACCGGGATGCCCAACAAAAAGAAAATCGAGGTACAAAGCACGATCGCGGCCATAAAAAACAGCAAAGCGGCCCCGATCAAAAACGAATACGTTGCAGTACGGTTATTCATCTGTATGTCTCCTGTTTTGCAAGCTAAAGGACTGGGAAGGCGCCAGCCAACAGGTGCAGGAGCGTGGCGAGCATGATCCCCAGCACCAGCCCTCCGGCAATTTCCCATCTGGTATGGCCCATGCTCTCGCGCAGCGGCGTGGGCAACAGGCTGCCAGGGTGCTTCTTTGCCAGCTTGTTGAGTGCGGCGGCATGCTTGCCTACGGCTCGGCGCAGCCCGGTTGCGTCAATGATGACAATAAACGTCACCGCCACGCCCAGACCGAAAACAGGATGAGTGAAGCCCTCCTGCAAGCCGATCAAAAACACGGTGGTGACCATGACGGTCGTGTGCGTGCTGGGAAAGCCGCCGTTTCCGACCATCTTTTTCGCTTCTGGTCCAAAGCGAAGGTAATTTATCAAAAATTTGGTTACTCCGGACACAAGCCAGCCAATAAATGGCGCGATCGCATAAAACATGGGCAAGCTCCTCTTTCTTGGTGATTACGATTGGGAAATGACAACCACGCCAACGACGATGATCGCCAGCCCGACGATACGTGTGAGCGACAGCGGCTCGTGAAAGATCAAAAAGGACAGCCCGGCTACCAGCACGTACCCGAGGGCCGCCATGGGATACGCGTAGGAAAGCTGCACTTTTTCCAGCGCGGCGATCCAGATGAACGCAGACAGTCCGTAAAGCGCAAGCCCCGCCATGATCGGCAGGTTGGTGAAATAATGCAGAAACTTCAACAGCAGCATGTCATTGTTGCCGGACAGCGAGGACGCCCCCATTTTCATGGCAATCTGACCGCTGGCGCTGAGCAGCACCGAGATGAGGATGAGAACGATAGATGGCATAGTGTGATCCACAACCTGTCTGTGTGATTAATATTCAAAGGTGTAAATGATGCCCGCTACGGTGATGGCGTAGAGCACGACTGTGATGAGAATCGGCTTGTCCTGCAGCAGCACTTTTTCAGGACTGCCGCCTTTGTCTGTGATCGTAATCAGGTACAGGTAGCGGAAAATGCCGAAGATCACGAACGGGATTGTCCACATCAGATGAATCGTGCGTCCCGAAGTAAAGGTGAACAAGCTGTAGCTGATAATCGTCGCCGTAGTGACAATTGTATTGAGCTGATTCAACAATTCGGACGAATAGCTGTCCAGTACTTTGCGATGCGTTCCTTTGTCCGCTTGCAGCAGAAGCAGCTCGTGGCGCCGTTTGCTGATCGCCAAAAACAGGGCCAGCAGCATGGTGCAGAGCAAAAACCACGGCGTGAACGGCGTGTTAATCATCAGGCTGCCGCCGATGGCCCGCAGCACAAACCCTGCGGAAATAATCATGACGTCGAGAATGACTACGTGCTTGAGCTTGAGCGAATAGGCGACATTGAGCACAAAATAAACAGCGAGGACAACCCCGAACAACCGATCAAAGTAAAAGGCGGAAAAAAGCGAGCCAGCCAACAGCAGCGCACCAAACGCCAGGGCAAGCGCAGGCGGCAGGGTGCCGGAGGCCATGGGCCGAAACCGCTTTTCCGGGTGGTTCCGGTCGTTTTTGATGTCCACGAAGTCGTTCAGGATGTAGACGCAGCCGGATACAAAGCAGAACAACAAAAACGCGAACAACGATTTGCCAATGACATCCGTGCTGACTTTGTGCAAGGAAAAGAGCAGTGCTGCGAAGACGAGCAAATTTTTCGTCCACTGGTGTGGGCGCAATTGACGAATCAGCAGGTAGACGATATTTTGCCGGAAGCGGGAAGCCGTTTTCACGTCAACTTTTACGGAATTAGATGTTACCCCCATATTTCTCTCCAATCCAAAAAGAATATTGCTATCCTCCTAATGACGAAAAATGTAAATGGAAAGTTACACCTCGCCAATATAACGTTTCATTTTTGCGTAAAATTTGTGGTTTGTCCATATCTTATGGAGATTTTGTAAAATTTTGTAACTGGTCATTCGGAGGCGGCGGACGGTGGGGCAAATGGTTGCGATCTCACGAAAAAACGCAGCTTCTGGCAAAGCGGAGTGCCAGCAAGCTGCGTTTTTTTCCCTTCTGTTCCGGTCAGTTTACGCGTGGGACCCTTTTGGCTGGCCTTTTCCACGAGTAAATCGACAAGTTGAGCAAAATGACGGCCAGGATGACAAGCTGCGGAATCGTCGTCTCCCAGTTCGCATAAATGCCGAGGTCCGGCAGGTGGAGCAGGAAGTCCTCGCTGTGCGCAGGCAGGGTGCCTGTGACCTGTAGCGCATGGATGCTGACCCCGATAAACTTGAAGGCCATGTAGTAAAGCAGCAGGCTGGCGACGAGGAAGAACGGACGGACAGGAATCCGCGCGCTCAGCCTGATGATGACGAAGCTGATGACGGCGAGCACGACCAGCGCTCCGACGATGCCGAGCATCAGGTCGGTCATGGAAATCGTCGCGGCCATCCCCATGTAAAAAATGATCGTTTCCGCGCCTTCGCGGACGACAGCGAGAAACGCAGTGAAAGCAAGCGACCAGAGCGCGCCTTTTGCCAGCGAGGAGCCGATTGATTTTTGCACAAAATCGTTCCACGCCTGCAAATTCGACTTTTTGTGGAGCCAGGCGCCGATGGTCAGCATGAAGAACACGGCAATGAGTCCGGTAATGCCTTCGATTGTCTCGCGGGAGCTGCCTGTCGTGAGGTTGGAAAAGACGATGCTGAGCACGACGGCGAGGATCGCCGAAGCCGCTACCCCGAGCGCGGCGCCTGACCAAATCCATTTGCGCTTGTCCGCATTGCCTGATTTTTGCAGGAAGGCGAGCAGCGACACGATAATCAGTATCGCCTCCAAGCCTTCGCGGAACAAAATCAGTCCCGCATCCCAGGCGGTGTAGGAGGAAGCGGTGGCGAACGGCTCCAGCTCTGCCTTCATCTCAGCGAGCAGGGCGGCTGCTTTGTCCCACTGTGGCGGGCTGGACAAAATCAGCGTCGGTACGGCGACCATCTTGGCTTCTATGCTGCTGTAGGTCGCGGG
It includes:
- a CDS encoding divergent PAP2 family protein, whose protein sequence is MFYAIAPFIGWLVSGVTKFLINYLRFGPEAKKMVGNGGFPSTHTTVMVTTVFLIGLQEGFTHPVFGLGVAVTFIVIIDATGLRRAVGKHAAALNKLAKKHPGSLLPTPLRESMGHTRWEIAGGLVLGIMLATLLHLLAGAFPVL
- a CDS encoding arylamine N-acetyltransferase family protein — encoded protein: MSELNALFRKRIGISEHEAITFDKLDTVLEKAALSIPFENLRVIEGKTTAITKENVASKILLHREGGLCYELNSLLYFFLIENGFDAVLTRGVVYRPAEQQYLEIGKTHLTILLAHAGQTYLVDTGFGGNLPLKPVPLSGEVVSSANGEFRVRKENSEHGDHVLEMKLKHKDTDWRIGYAFDANKPIAGLSECDEIQAIIVSHEQSPFNKNPLLTKLTASGNITLTNTSFTQWADGVVTKESIDSARFKELAKQHFAWRDWDSYE
- a CDS encoding SMR family transporter, which produces MPSIVLILISVLLSASGQIAMKMGASSLSGNNDMLLLKFLHYFTNLPIMAGLALYGLSAFIWIAALEKVQLSYAYPMAALGYVLVAGLSFLIFHEPLSLTRIVGLAIIVVGVVVISQS
- a CDS encoding sigma-54 interaction domain-containing protein, whose protein sequence is MNNEESRARWMSRVLEGIVETSRDHLLITDPEGYIQLVGDSSYEMYGIGKDELLGKNVIELEKEKVFSPSVTRKVMDTKTPQTMMQEIPGGRKLMVTAYPLWNADGSMHSVISYSHDLTEILELKRRYESLTEQLKQFESEIEELREKNQEGFVAVSQPMRDIDRLIKKVAMVDSTVLILGESGVGKNVIAREIHRNSRRFGGQFVEINCGSIPEGLLESELFGYEAGAFTGAGKQGKQGIIEMANQGTLFLDELGELPLTLQAKLLKVIQEKRLQRVGSMQYRDVDFRLIAATNRDLEKMVKEGKFRQDLYFRLNVVPIHVPALRNRPEDIAALLKLVVRTLNERYGMNKRLDAAATHALMQYAWPGNVRELENVLERMVVTADEDVITPQHLPAEIRAVGEEQAAMEPSVAASRMSLRDALEQVEEKWLRHAAERCRTTAEMAEFLGISQPSVVRKLQKYRIRST
- the gabT gene encoding 4-aminobutyrate--2-oxoglutarate transaminase, with the translated sequence MSKQRKFVNVAAGVPGPKGSVLIEKRKQFVPKGIGNNTPVFVETASGALVTDVDGNTFIDLAGAIGTLNAGHCPQEVVDAVKEQLDKYIHPCFHVGMYEPYVALAEKLAEITPGSFEKKTMFANSGAEAVENAVKIARKYTGRPGIVSFSRGFHGRTLLGMSLTSKVKPYKFEMGPFAPATYKAQFPYPLNKPASMTEDEYAQFCVRQFEDFLLTEVAPEEVAAVIMEPIQGEGGFIVPPVAFVQGVFQICKKHNILFISDEIQTGFGRTGAMFASTHFGIEPDIITMSKSLAAGLPISAVTGRAEIMDAPNPGEIGGTYGGSPLGCVAALAVIEKMERENLSGRAKEIGKAIKTHFQALQAEFPVIAEIRGLGAMCAVEFIDPQTKQPAKELVAGLTKGCYESGVIVLSAGVHSNVLRFLSPLVITDEQLQEALDIMTDVLKSQYVTH
- a CDS encoding decaprenyl-phosphate phosphoribosyltransferase yields the protein MGVTSNSVKVDVKTASRFRQNIVYLLIRQLRPHQWTKNLLVFAALLFSLHKVSTDVIGKSLFAFLLFCFVSGCVYILNDFVDIKNDRNHPEKRFRPMASGTLPPALALAFGALLLAGSLFSAFYFDRLFGVVLAVYFVLNVAYSLKLKHVVILDVMIISAGFVLRAIGGSLMINTPFTPWFLLCTMLLALFLAISKRRHELLLLQADKGTHRKVLDSYSSELLNQLNTIVTTATIISYSLFTFTSGRTIHLMWTIPFVIFGIFRYLYLITITDKGGSPEKVLLQDKPILITVVLYAITVAGIIYTFEY
- a CDS encoding FTR1 family protein, giving the protein MKRYLFSVFLCLLLLLSGLSSAFAAPLASEQLKQLIALSSDALISSGDKNWDEATKAVASMKTIWAANAEDTSADAQALSAAIAQAEQALAQVQSKPEDAAAAISNLAKAADRYVTAQESPAQPKEKAHKQIAALLPFLEKSLAAVEASDWTQAKQQYNSFVEGWYKAESLVRSENAAVYGDMEVKISGARIALNTEPPNPQKSTEKLQSLLQAVQDYVSGKAGQQAAGATDSTEQPSISTLLELIGSVEADIASQNAEEAAGKMDTFIATWPLVEGVVMTKSPATYSSIEAKMVAVPTLILSSPPQWDKAAALLAEMKAELEPFATASSYTAWDAGLILFREGLEAILIIVSLLAFLQKSGNADKRKWIWSGAALGVAASAILAVVLSIVFSNLTTGSSRETIEGITGLIAVFFMLTIGAWLHKKSNLQAWNDFVQKSIGSSLAKGALWSLAFTAFLAVVREGAETIIFYMGMAATISMTDLMLGIVGALVVLAVISFVIIRLSARIPVRPFFLVASLLLYYMAFKFIGVSIHALQVTGTLPAHSEDFLLHLPDLGIYANWETTIPQLVILAVILLNLSIYSWKRPAKRVPRVN
- a CDS encoding aldehyde dehydrogenase family protein, which translates into the protein MKKHLYINGQWKEATEYAPLYSPYSGELLAEVAQANEADVDEAIRAASAAAKVMAKLPASQRALILEKAVAIMEARKEELAVILAQEAAKPLRTGRVEIARTIQTYKFAAEEAKRIHGETVPLDAAPGGEGRLAFTVRKPIGVVGAITPFNFPFNLVAHKVGPAIAAGNTVVLKPASQTPLSSLILADIFAEAGLPAGALNILPGKGAVVGEKLVSDSRIAAITFTGSPAVGIAMKNKAGLKRVTLELGSNSAVIIDHDVEITPALVDRCVTGAFSFSGQVCISLQRVYVHQSKYEQFLEKFKAATEKLVLGDPLQEATDMSSVISAKDHERMGAWVQEAVDAGARVVTGGKAVSDRLFAPTILTNVSSHSSVSCQEVFGPIVVVTPFETMDEAIAAVNDSRFGLQAGIYTSDIHAAMRAAEELEVGGVMINDIPTFRVDNMPYGGVKDSGFGREGIKYAVEELTELKLIAIKL